One genomic segment of Coffea arabica cultivar ET-39 chromosome 6e, Coffea Arabica ET-39 HiFi, whole genome shotgun sequence includes these proteins:
- the LOC113696890 gene encoding F-box protein At5g07610-like: protein MLPGGKTTKTSRFKPIQNPKRISLNSSASPSTRLPSSPSKAPIQENQENVLKIPLDPSSSAITIANNEDLLTNILLKLPAKSLLCFRCVSRQWRTIISDPEFRRRHIRSIRCCPTSDFLFFSPYIKPNEIDLLSLSGDGLDSVGNLSSPLRRSLEGRIIRLQACNGLLCIQFMVNYIRRDLIVYNPTTSDHRTIPWPKEGNHSPPIVRYTSIAFDPLRSDYYKLLDVSFDRGLRFFIYSSESGVWRGGGAAVAGTFDSDYCFDKGVFWNGDVHFMGTEFCTLCFDVENECLRPSMPRIPIRMEVMGKWDIKYFGETGGNLYAIYLNRINTAVLSDVFELKRDYSQWVVKYRFDFSHLVTYYPEMKSCGCCTPCFIADEEGKNARIVISLKGKFILYDINRVFVKELVEVGPVCSNVDDWGNSKWYRWYEAYQHVGTFASV, encoded by the coding sequence ATGCTTCCTGGAGGCAAAACAACAAAAACCTCCCGCTTTAAACCCATACAAAACCCAAAAAGAATCTCCCTCAATTCCTCCGCTTCCCCGTCAACTCGCCTCCCTTCTTCACCATCAAAAGCACCGATCCAGGAAAATCAAGAAAACGTCCTTAAAATCCCACTTGACCCATCGTCATCAGCGATCACCATAGCCAACAATGAAGATCTCTTAACCAACATCTTACTCAAGCTACCCGCAAAATCCCTCCTCTGCTTTCGATGCGTCTCCAGGCAATGGCGAACCATCATCTCCGACCCCGAATTCCGTCGCCGCCATATACGTAGTATCAGGTGCTGCCCGACGTCTGATTTCCTCTTTTTCAGTCCTTATATCAAGCCGAACGAGATCGATTTGCTTTCACTTTCCGGAGATGGGTTGGATTCGGTGGGTAATTTAAGTTCCCCTTTACGACGTTCCCTCGAAGGTCGGATTATAAGATTACAGGCTTGCAATGGATTGCTATGCATTCAGTTTATGGTGAATTATATTCGAAGAGACCTAATTGTGTACAACCCCACAACCTCTGATCATAGGACTATCCCCTGGCCAAAAGAGGGAAATCATTCGCCGCCTATAGTTCGATACACTAGTATAGCTTTTGACCCTTTAAGATCTGACTACTACAAACTTCTTGATGTCAGTTTTGACCGTGGTctccgattttttatttacTCATCTGAATCTGGGGTTTGGAGGGGTGGTGGCGCTGCAGTTGCCGGGACTTTTGATAGTGACTATTGTTTTGATAAAGGCGTGTTTTGGAATGGGGACGTCCATTTTATGGGAACCGAATTTTGTACTCTATGCTTTGATGTCGAAAATGAGTGCCTTCGACCATCCATGCCTCGAATTCCGATTAGGATGGAGGTTATGGGCAAATGGGATATTAAGTATTTTGGGGAAACAGGGGGGAATCTGTATGCAATTTATCTAAACAGAATTAACACTGCTGTGTTGTCCGATGTTTTTGAGCTGAAGAGGGATTATTCTCAATGGGTTGTAAAGTATCGGTTTGATTTTTCTCATTTGGTTACGTATTATCCGGAGATGAAGAGTTGTGGTTGTTGTACACCCTGTTTTATTGCGGATGAAGAAGGGAAGAATGCAAGGATTGTGATTTCACTAAAGGGTAAATTCATCTTGTATGATATTAATCGTGTGTTTGTGAAGGAGCTTGTTGAAGTAGGGCCTGTGTGTTCTAACGTTGATGACTGGGGCAATAGCAAGTGGTACAGATGGTATGAGGCTTACCAACATGTTGGTACTTTTGCTTCAGTTTAA